In Nakamurella antarctica, the following are encoded in one genomic region:
- a CDS encoding SMI1/KNR4 family protein encodes MATEIFDNTKAGWKNLVGFLIIIKREIAEFESPSLIGETLPELGATSDELREFARICETAPAEFNEWIGRYNGWHNIYFNFSLFSLPEVIRASEAMAFDEILEVILDEEPQLDPKLLFVVGRDPLDGQYLLVSANPSDPRAYWVGEGDANEFPSFIYAFNWIVMLHQSALEGFKSGRSKPAHS; translated from the coding sequence GTGGCAACCGAAATCTTTGACAACACGAAGGCCGGTTGGAAGAACCTTGTCGGCTTCTTGATTATTATCAAGCGTGAAATAGCTGAATTCGAGAGCCCCTCACTGATTGGGGAGACGCTACCGGAGCTGGGTGCAACTAGTGACGAACTTCGAGAGTTCGCGAGGATATGCGAGACCGCTCCGGCTGAATTCAACGAATGGATTGGTCGGTATAACGGTTGGCACAACATATACTTCAACTTTTCTCTTTTCTCACTTCCTGAAGTAATACGCGCAAGCGAAGCAATGGCATTCGATGAAATTCTGGAGGTGATTCTAGACGAAGAGCCTCAACTGGATCCGAAGTTGCTATTTGTCGTAGGACGGGATCCGTTAGATGGGCAGTATCTCCTGGTTTCAGCTAATCCATCGGATCCGCGTGCCTACTGGGTTGGCGAAGGTGACGCCAACGAATTTCCATCCTTTATTTATGCCTTCAACTGGATTGTGATGCTCCATCAAAGCGCGCTAGAAGGCTTTAAATCGGGGAGAAGTAAACCCGCTCAT
- a CDS encoding suppressor of fused domain protein, with amino-acid sequence MTRVGAVVEHFSRLLGEGSRVDVVGGVELWKWVRPEFVSFSTVGLCDSPVTAVFPQELVCSVKAGQEGAADYLLRLSLQMVLDGSRGFVAGDLVANGGQVLLTGTLIEGVLLSAHPFMPDHFNVIAAEPGGQPVEILTLVPVTGGEVALANSESVDSLMDVLEKKNPDLADIERACSTQDPLSVEELRAAVAAAVAADYDLGWRRVEITANILGQWEESVVVGFDAAGDAYTLPESRGVVRALALMRPAMATPEVGAWFTATVVVDRLQDLFTIDFEYDADPVWVDRPYDVNFIDDEVSFPRPYSQIPRWHPVRENFTEQEWATTLANQ; translated from the coding sequence ATGACGCGTGTGGGTGCGGTGGTGGAGCATTTTTCTCGGTTGTTGGGTGAGGGTAGCCGAGTTGATGTGGTGGGTGGTGTGGAGCTATGGAAGTGGGTTCGGCCGGAGTTCGTGTCGTTCTCGACGGTAGGTTTATGCGATTCGCCGGTGACGGCTGTGTTTCCGCAGGAGCTGGTGTGTTCGGTGAAGGCTGGGCAGGAGGGGGCCGCTGATTATTTGCTGCGGCTGAGTTTGCAGATGGTGCTTGATGGGAGTCGGGGTTTTGTGGCCGGCGACCTTGTGGCTAACGGTGGTCAGGTTTTGCTGACGGGGACTCTTATTGAGGGTGTTTTGTTGAGCGCTCATCCCTTCATGCCTGATCATTTCAATGTGATTGCCGCGGAGCCAGGTGGGCAGCCGGTGGAGATTTTGACGTTGGTGCCGGTGACGGGCGGCGAGGTTGCTTTGGCTAACAGCGAAAGCGTTGATTCGTTGATGGATGTGCTGGAGAAGAAGAACCCGGATCTGGCCGATATTGAGCGCGCCTGTTCGACGCAGGATCCGTTGTCGGTGGAGGAGTTGCGTGCTGCGGTGGCGGCGGCGGTGGCGGCCGATTATGACTTGGGGTGGCGCCGGGTGGAGATTACGGCGAACATTTTGGGTCAGTGGGAGGAGTCGGTGGTGGTGGGTTTCGATGCCGCTGGTGATGCCTACACGTTGCCCGAGTCTAGGGGTGTGGTGCGGGCGTTGGCTTTGATGCGGCCGGCGATGGCGACGCCGGAGGTCGGGGCTTGGTTCACTGCCACGGTGGTGGTGGACAGGTTGCAGGATTTGTTCACTATCGATTTTGAGTATGACGCCGATCCGGTGTGGGTGGACCGTCCGTACGATGTGAACTTTATTGATGATGAGGTGAGCTTCCCTCGGCCTTATTCCCAGATCCCGCGGTGGCATCCGGTGCGGGAGAATTTCACCGAGCAGGAATGGGCCACCACCCTGGCCAATCAGTAG
- a CDS encoding ankyrin repeat domain-containing protein, which yields MLEVNMFGSNGIHDAAGKGNIELLKKLVAEHPEDVEVRMRHGYTPLAIAVQDGVVESAVVLLDAGADVNTRVDKIEQPLLHLAVSRWRLRPDGAMIQLLIDRGANLELKDNHGDTPFEIARYMYEFPPELLELLK from the coding sequence ATGTTGGAAGTGAATATGTTTGGCTCGAACGGCATTCATGATGCGGCGGGCAAGGGCAATATTGAGTTGTTGAAGAAGCTGGTGGCGGAACATCCGGAGGATGTTGAGGTGCGGATGCGTCACGGTTATACGCCTTTGGCTATTGCTGTTCAAGATGGTGTTGTTGAGTCGGCTGTTGTTCTTCTGGATGCTGGTGCTGATGTGAATACGCGGGTGGATAAAATTGAGCAACCGCTGTTGCATTTGGCCGTGTCAAGATGGAGACTGCGGCCGGATGGGGCGATGATTCAGCTGCTTATCGATCGGGGTGCCAATTTAGAATTGAAAGACAATCACGGTGATACCCCGTTTGAGATTGCCCGGTATATGTATGAGTTTCCGCCGGAGTTGCTGGAGTTGTTGAAATGA
- a CDS encoding GH-E family nuclease → MNSVHWLGTQLQDLGADASAAAVLLQKLSDGASDAVWRGDSADAFRARILELPVHLDQLGSSYQVAGDGFVTYAAVVADIAVRAEGFRAAGASADRDKSRAVSAQGAWVDPVVAVNAAVVANAAAGGVLVAPVPVVAGVNPHDEAVRVAAARLQAATDSLHELGGERRSADDRVQGSLEAAHQVGMQNRSAWSHFWEDLSSVLAVITIVLLVVAVVVLFVVAGPAAWAAAGAASGFVASAAAGAAAAGAAMAGVGTAMTVVGAAALGVHSVQAVRGEASWADVGVEALWQLGPGVALKGLKYFGDAARGLKAGAAAEDAAAGIKNVKNAVPTPAGPMKPPTAPKPSSTSGPKPTNAPKPPAGPNPPSSPNPPAAPKPNVDSPAAPNPKTPRIKQTYEAVRNRVTLRVQTERDIYANARRNSDGDFICASSNDIIPAQVNAKGERIRFDPKTGKPDPNGITFPQKGKFDFGHRPDHEWRKYQDEAAAGGYDRARVIEDQNNPEIYQLETPSSNRSHAGETP, encoded by the coding sequence ATGAATAGCGTGCATTGGTTGGGTACGCAGTTGCAGGATTTGGGTGCTGATGCGTCGGCTGCTGCTGTTCTTTTGCAGAAGTTGTCCGATGGTGCGTCTGACGCTGTGTGGCGTGGGGATTCGGCGGATGCTTTTCGTGCGCGGATTTTGGAGTTGCCGGTGCATTTGGATCAGTTGGGGTCTTCGTATCAGGTTGCGGGGGATGGGTTTGTAACTTATGCCGCTGTGGTGGCCGATATTGCTGTGCGTGCGGAGGGGTTTCGGGCGGCTGGTGCGTCGGCTGACAGAGACAAGTCGCGTGCTGTTTCGGCGCAGGGGGCGTGGGTTGATCCTGTGGTTGCGGTGAATGCTGCTGTGGTTGCGAATGCGGCGGCTGGGGGTGTTTTGGTGGCGCCGGTTCCTGTTGTTGCTGGGGTGAATCCGCATGATGAGGCTGTGCGGGTGGCTGCGGCGAGGTTGCAGGCGGCGACGGACAGTCTTCATGAGTTGGGGGGTGAGCGTAGGTCTGCTGATGATCGGGTGCAGGGGTCGTTGGAGGCTGCTCATCAGGTGGGGATGCAGAACAGGTCGGCGTGGTCCCATTTTTGGGAGGATTTGTCGAGTGTTTTGGCGGTGATCACGATTGTTTTGTTGGTAGTTGCTGTGGTGGTGTTGTTTGTGGTGGCTGGTCCTGCGGCGTGGGCGGCGGCGGGGGCTGCTTCTGGTTTTGTTGCTTCTGCGGCGGCTGGGGCTGCGGCGGCGGGGGCGGCGATGGCTGGTGTGGGGACTGCGATGACGGTGGTGGGGGCTGCTGCGTTGGGGGTGCATTCGGTGCAGGCGGTGCGGGGTGAGGCGTCGTGGGCGGATGTGGGTGTGGAGGCTTTGTGGCAGTTGGGTCCTGGGGTGGCGTTGAAGGGGTTGAAGTATTTTGGTGATGCTGCGAGGGGTTTGAAGGCTGGTGCTGCGGCGGAGGACGCTGCGGCTGGTATCAAGAATGTGAAGAACGCTGTTCCGACACCGGCCGGGCCAATGAAGCCGCCTACTGCTCCAAAACCGAGCTCGACGTCTGGGCCGAAGCCGACGAATGCCCCGAAGCCGCCCGCAGGTCCGAATCCACCGAGCAGCCCAAATCCTCCCGCGGCTCCGAAGCCGAATGTGGACTCTCCTGCCGCTCCGAATCCCAAAACGCCTAGGATCAAGCAAACATATGAAGCGGTCAGGAACCGCGTGACACTGCGGGTCCAAACAGAACGAGACATCTACGCGAACGCTCGCAGAAATTCTGACGGCGACTTCATTTGTGCGAGTTCGAACGACATCATTCCGGCCCAAGTCAATGCGAAAGGGGAGCGGATTCGGTTCGATCCTAAGACTGGTAAGCCAGACCCCAATGGGATAACCTTTCCTCAGAAGGGGAAGTTTGACTTCGGACATAGACCAGATCACGAATGGCGGAAATATCAGGACGAAGCCGCTGCTGGCGGCTATGATAGAGCGAGAGTGATTGAGGACCAGAATAACCCCGAAATATATCAGCTCGAGACGCCGTCGTCGAATCGATCGCACGCGGGCGAGACGCCCTAG
- a CDS encoding WXG100 family type VII secretion target, protein MSMIKVTSTELDAVSTQLTATSGDISTQLSSARGHVDGLVNEGWAGAASLSFKELYEEWNRSADQLKVALDGIAAQLKAAAKAYQDTEDSLASQLRG, encoded by the coding sequence ATGAGCATGATTAAGGTGACGTCTACCGAGCTTGACGCGGTTTCCACGCAGCTCACAGCCACGTCCGGGGATATCTCCACGCAGCTTTCCAGCGCGAGGGGACACGTCGACGGTTTGGTGAACGAGGGTTGGGCGGGCGCCGCATCATTGTCTTTCAAAGAGCTCTACGAAGAGTGGAACAGGTCGGCAGACCAGTTGAAGGTTGCGTTAGACGGTATTGCTGCTCAACTGAAGGCGGCTGCCAAGGCCTACCAGGACACTGAGGATTCGTTGGCGTCGCAGCTTCGCGGTTGA
- a CDS encoding protein kinase domain-containing protein yields the protein MTDFSVSYPDVVVEKLIAAAVPTAQGAVLLGKSNRGSVFAVTRDDQTSVVVKCGFAQFIDQEVAAHQRLTGLPGVVRLVSHGSYSDVKYLVRDYQPQTLLDRLNERPVRLDELFSLFAPIVEVMETLHGVGWAFVDLKPANLVVNDACLQVADLGDVGRLGEVSARATAGFTAPEIHQGGLITVATDTYSLAATIVTTLIGNTEWMASTLDEDLLAAHPQLKTELLAALSPPMLGRRISPRHLLDAFPNPAGEQQEPDTETRLPPHPSSVPLDRPETGSTDALVVIDGPPEAPARAPSAQRPRPGSHVQMAAGASTRSEPTPDLSAISPWGLIALDAPTLDRPPLLPPLAPEPEQVTKHRSLWRSPVLISSVAAGAAMAVLAFVLLARSGDSGVDEAAPSANSASVGPSQSSSAQVAEQLSALRITPGNGNTQLSWDGPDLPYTLILLSVESGPKDATLYVRGRLAFVPSSVTSADACFLVRPATTPVTAPIPQNTAEISAAGGSVACSGAATFEAIRLS from the coding sequence GTGACGGACTTCAGCGTCAGTTACCCGGATGTGGTGGTTGAAAAGCTTATAGCGGCTGCAGTGCCGACCGCTCAAGGAGCTGTGCTGTTGGGCAAGTCGAATCGCGGATCTGTCTTCGCCGTTACCCGAGACGATCAGACGTCTGTGGTAGTCAAGTGTGGATTTGCTCAATTCATCGACCAGGAAGTCGCTGCCCATCAGCGACTAACGGGACTTCCGGGTGTGGTGAGGTTGGTCAGCCATGGCAGTTACTCAGACGTGAAGTATTTGGTTCGGGACTATCAGCCGCAGACTCTGTTGGACCGACTGAATGAGCGTCCGGTCAGACTTGACGAGCTTTTTTCGCTCTTTGCTCCGATCGTAGAAGTGATGGAAACGTTGCATGGAGTCGGGTGGGCGTTCGTTGACCTGAAGCCGGCGAATCTTGTGGTGAACGACGCCTGCCTGCAGGTTGCTGATCTTGGTGACGTGGGCCGTCTTGGTGAGGTTTCGGCTCGGGCGACGGCGGGTTTTACCGCTCCGGAGATCCATCAGGGTGGCCTCATCACCGTTGCCACAGACACCTATAGCCTCGCGGCAACCATCGTGACGACTTTGATAGGTAATACCGAATGGATGGCGAGCACGTTAGACGAGGACTTACTAGCCGCTCATCCCCAGTTGAAAACCGAGTTGTTGGCGGCGCTGTCCCCGCCAATGTTGGGTCGCCGTATCTCGCCCCGCCACCTCCTCGATGCATTCCCAAACCCGGCTGGGGAACAACAAGAGCCAGATACAGAGACCCGGCTGCCACCTCATCCCTCATCGGTGCCCCTCGATCGGCCCGAAACAGGCAGTACTGACGCGTTAGTCGTTATTGATGGACCCCCTGAGGCGCCTGCACGAGCGCCGAGTGCTCAACGACCCCGTCCCGGCAGTCACGTGCAAATGGCCGCGGGGGCGTCAACGAGGTCGGAGCCGACACCGGACCTAAGCGCGATTTCCCCTTGGGGCTTGATAGCACTGGATGCCCCTACATTGGACCGCCCTCCACTTTTGCCTCCGCTGGCACCTGAGCCGGAGCAGGTCACGAAGCATCGATCCCTGTGGCGGTCGCCGGTACTCATCTCTTCAGTCGCTGCGGGTGCTGCTATGGCAGTTCTGGCATTCGTGTTGCTCGCCCGCTCTGGCGACTCAGGTGTGGACGAAGCTGCTCCTTCGGCTAACTCTGCGAGCGTCGGCCCCTCGCAGAGTTCGAGTGCTCAAGTTGCCGAACAGCTCAGCGCCTTGAGAATCACTCCGGGCAACGGGAACACGCAATTGTCTTGGGATGGACCAGACCTCCCTTACACACTGATCTTGCTGTCCGTGGAGTCGGGGCCAAAGGATGCAACGCTGTACGTGCGGGGACGACTGGCATTTGTTCCCAGTAGCGTTACCAGCGCGGACGCCTGTTTCTTGGTGCGTCCAGCCACAACACCTGTCACAGCTCCCATTCCTCAGAACACTGCGGAGATTAGTGCGGCTGGCGGGTCTGTTGCTTGCTCAGGCGCGGCCACATTCGAAGCCATCCGACTGTCATGA
- a CDS encoding FtsK/SpoIIIE domain-containing protein, which produces MRLQLTLFDGADWNDVVVEADPLLAVSELASALGMALADVAPGSQADDEAGVAGPVSGLRLPRRALSAKQSGWQLQVVGGPFAGTVMELCEPVSVGRNISADLQLPDPGVSRTLTTFSVEGNSGRVNPGIGVFQNGKLITEECELTEFDKVEIGRSVFQVGRPPTADADIKPDDSGGLAFNRTTRIRGQQAAHSVLMAGAPPEPQEKAPMPWAMAAAPLVMGGVSAVVLHNPMALLFGFLSPVAVVLNSVVQRRLATRRGKRALERWELTRDNAATKLAEVALTERQRTWRDLPDVALVIQIASGPTARLWERRLTDPDGLLIRVGVAAVELPVALDGLERGSSYKPMASPLPVGINLRSAGVFGVAAPAATARSIGRWALLQLAVLRSPRDLQIKVICDEAQADDWQWVRWLPHAAGEVANAPVALIGNTPDSRSDRLAELLSEIDSRKNGLSSRGGASVLFSREVVVLIDGARRYRTLPGMVQVLSEGPAVGVYVIALDEERARLPEEANAELSADPADVGVARLEVAGELPIAGVLLEGVDPTSAENASRCMTPLRHVGGDGDVGALPSSVRFVDLLDIDFDDPGRLAAQWSLSGRTTRATIGVGVDGALSLDLKLDGPHALVSGTTGAGKSEFLQTWVAGLALANRPDALNFVLVDYKGASAFADCARLPHTVGMVTNLDNRETERALISLDAELKRREQALKDIGVPDVDGAWDRDSAAAASRGLARLVIVIDEFAELVHELPNFVKGLVRIARVGRSLGVHLILATQRPAGVITAEMQSNVSLRVALRMADKENSTEVLGAADAAFISPSTPGRGYAKKGGNISLASFQTARVAGRRRGAHVEVVQPPVVRRVGWHELGMPVTFERPSAASDSKAETDLQGVVDLIGLACEQLKIRRNPSPWLPALPTLLTVRQIAASEALGVVGELPAGVIMGLLDVPAEQAQRALRFDVEAGSHLLIAGSPRSGRTVVLRTVAVGLAQSYSPRDLHLYVIDFGGGLMPLDGFPHTGAVVAGTEIDRVDRLLKKLHAQVGQRQQTLRRGGFSDINEQRAVAAVGQALPYLVLLIDKWEGLVSSSTSDMLMERRDLVSKLLREGASVGVRVIVTGDRSLLNDRMAALIENKYVLRLADREDYRAVNIKPSALPETIPVGRAYFGDPVSEVQFASMSDDLTGPGQTAAVRAAVAAVAQAGDLAEVAGKPFRLDVLPDEISVEEAESLPIAYGPADGFVVGVGGDELSQYRASFADTPSFFVAGMRQSGRSTGLASIGSCLRAAGWPMVVIAVKESPLTRWAKGAGITVLTDLSAVSGSSIGAMAGEHADRFVALVDDAEMVHGTEVDAALIELIKGRHLGSFGLVVAAVAEDLGSMLRGIAVEAKRHKRGVILSPANTLVADLIGGVVPRNQIGRQAPGRAYLQEGAGLVLAQMALPRSAT; this is translated from the coding sequence ATGCGGTTACAGCTGACCTTATTTGACGGTGCGGACTGGAACGACGTAGTAGTCGAAGCCGACCCTCTGCTTGCCGTGAGTGAATTGGCTTCTGCGTTGGGGATGGCGCTCGCAGACGTGGCCCCGGGGTCTCAAGCTGATGATGAGGCCGGGGTAGCGGGGCCAGTGAGCGGCCTACGATTGCCTCGACGCGCACTCTCAGCGAAGCAATCAGGGTGGCAACTGCAGGTAGTTGGCGGTCCGTTTGCTGGCACAGTTATGGAGCTGTGTGAGCCAGTTTCCGTGGGACGCAACATTTCGGCAGACTTGCAGTTGCCTGACCCGGGCGTGAGTCGAACTTTGACGACGTTTTCAGTCGAGGGTAACAGCGGTCGGGTCAACCCTGGGATCGGCGTTTTTCAAAACGGCAAGCTCATCACCGAAGAATGTGAGCTGACCGAATTCGACAAGGTGGAGATCGGTCGTTCTGTGTTTCAGGTTGGCCGACCGCCCACGGCTGACGCCGACATTAAGCCAGATGATTCTGGCGGTTTGGCATTCAACCGTACGACGCGAATCCGCGGACAGCAGGCGGCGCACTCCGTTCTGATGGCTGGCGCCCCACCCGAGCCACAGGAAAAGGCCCCCATGCCGTGGGCGATGGCGGCGGCGCCGTTAGTGATGGGTGGAGTCTCGGCTGTTGTCCTGCACAATCCCATGGCTTTACTGTTTGGGTTTTTGTCACCGGTTGCGGTCGTTCTTAATTCGGTCGTTCAACGGCGCCTTGCCACTCGCAGGGGTAAGAGGGCGCTCGAACGTTGGGAACTAACGCGAGACAATGCTGCGACAAAACTGGCTGAGGTCGCTTTGACGGAGCGTCAGCGCACTTGGCGCGATTTGCCCGACGTCGCATTGGTCATTCAGATTGCAAGCGGACCTACTGCTCGCCTGTGGGAGCGCCGGCTCACTGACCCAGATGGTCTTTTGATCCGTGTAGGTGTTGCTGCTGTAGAGCTCCCCGTGGCGTTGGATGGCCTCGAACGGGGCAGCTCGTACAAGCCCATGGCTTCGCCGTTGCCCGTTGGAATCAACTTGCGGAGTGCTGGCGTGTTTGGTGTCGCGGCCCCGGCAGCGACAGCCCGATCGATCGGACGTTGGGCGCTGTTGCAGTTAGCGGTCCTTCGTAGTCCACGAGATCTGCAAATCAAAGTGATCTGCGATGAAGCGCAGGCGGACGACTGGCAGTGGGTCCGGTGGTTGCCTCATGCGGCCGGTGAGGTCGCCAATGCCCCGGTGGCACTTATTGGCAACACCCCGGATAGTAGGTCCGACCGACTCGCTGAACTGCTGAGCGAGATCGACTCACGCAAGAACGGCCTGTCCAGCCGTGGTGGAGCCAGCGTCCTCTTTAGCCGCGAAGTGGTGGTTCTTATTGATGGCGCCAGGCGCTATCGCACCCTTCCGGGCATGGTTCAGGTTCTTAGTGAAGGCCCAGCGGTCGGCGTGTATGTCATCGCATTGGACGAAGAACGGGCTCGGCTTCCAGAGGAAGCCAATGCCGAACTCTCCGCTGACCCGGCCGATGTAGGAGTCGCCCGGCTCGAAGTTGCAGGTGAGCTTCCGATCGCTGGGGTCCTGCTTGAGGGTGTTGATCCGACATCGGCCGAGAACGCCAGCCGCTGTATGACCCCATTGCGTCATGTTGGCGGGGACGGAGATGTGGGGGCCCTGCCAAGTTCAGTCCGCTTCGTTGATTTGTTGGACATCGACTTCGATGACCCTGGTCGGCTCGCTGCCCAATGGAGCCTTTCTGGTCGCACGACGAGGGCGACTATCGGGGTGGGCGTTGACGGGGCGCTCTCTCTGGACCTAAAACTTGACGGACCCCACGCATTGGTTTCGGGAACGACAGGGGCAGGTAAATCGGAGTTCTTACAAACATGGGTGGCGGGTTTAGCACTGGCCAATCGGCCGGACGCTTTGAACTTTGTGCTGGTCGATTACAAGGGTGCGTCAGCGTTCGCGGACTGTGCACGCCTGCCGCACACGGTCGGGATGGTCACTAATTTAGACAATCGTGAGACTGAACGGGCTCTGATCTCACTCGATGCCGAGCTGAAGCGGCGGGAACAGGCACTGAAGGACATCGGCGTCCCAGACGTCGATGGTGCTTGGGACCGGGACTCAGCCGCAGCCGCTAGCCGAGGCTTGGCCAGACTCGTTATTGTCATTGACGAATTTGCTGAGCTCGTCCATGAGCTGCCGAACTTCGTCAAAGGGCTGGTCCGAATCGCGCGAGTTGGTCGTTCACTGGGCGTCCATCTGATTTTGGCAACACAGCGCCCGGCTGGCGTGATCACCGCCGAAATGCAATCGAATGTCAGTTTGCGGGTAGCGCTTCGGATGGCGGACAAGGAAAACTCCACCGAAGTATTGGGCGCTGCTGATGCTGCATTCATCTCTCCTTCGACACCAGGGCGCGGCTACGCCAAAAAGGGGGGAAACATTTCCTTGGCATCGTTCCAAACAGCCCGAGTTGCTGGTCGTCGTCGCGGAGCCCATGTCGAAGTCGTTCAACCTCCGGTTGTGAGACGCGTGGGCTGGCACGAGCTCGGGATGCCCGTGACCTTCGAGCGCCCTTCGGCAGCTTCGGATTCGAAGGCGGAAACCGACCTGCAAGGTGTTGTTGACCTTATTGGCTTGGCATGTGAACAACTGAAAATCAGGCGGAATCCAAGCCCATGGCTTCCGGCCCTACCGACGTTATTAACCGTTCGGCAAATAGCAGCAAGCGAGGCTCTGGGCGTGGTAGGGGAGCTACCTGCGGGCGTAATTATGGGGCTGCTTGATGTCCCCGCTGAGCAGGCGCAAAGAGCTTTGCGTTTTGACGTTGAAGCCGGGTCGCACCTGCTGATCGCTGGTTCACCGCGATCTGGGCGCACGGTCGTGCTGCGAACAGTTGCAGTGGGACTCGCGCAGTCGTACTCTCCTCGGGATTTGCATCTGTACGTCATCGACTTTGGCGGTGGACTCATGCCACTCGATGGGTTTCCCCACACTGGCGCAGTGGTGGCTGGAACTGAAATCGATCGAGTCGATCGTTTACTCAAGAAGCTTCATGCTCAGGTCGGTCAGCGGCAGCAGACCCTACGCCGCGGCGGTTTCAGCGACATTAATGAACAACGCGCAGTCGCAGCGGTTGGCCAAGCTCTGCCGTATCTCGTGCTGCTGATTGACAAGTGGGAGGGGCTCGTTTCCAGTAGTACGAGCGACATGCTGATGGAAAGGCGCGACCTCGTGAGCAAGCTGTTGCGTGAGGGGGCGAGCGTCGGCGTTCGCGTAATTGTGACGGGCGACCGGAGTCTGCTGAATGACCGGATGGCTGCGTTGATCGAAAATAAATATGTGCTGCGACTCGCAGATCGAGAGGATTACCGAGCGGTCAACATCAAGCCGTCAGCTCTTCCGGAAACTATCCCTGTGGGCCGAGCCTACTTCGGCGACCCCGTCAGCGAGGTGCAATTCGCTTCTATGAGCGATGACCTGACAGGGCCTGGACAGACAGCCGCTGTTCGAGCAGCCGTGGCTGCGGTCGCACAAGCTGGAGATCTTGCCGAAGTCGCGGGAAAGCCCTTCCGGTTGGACGTGCTGCCGGACGAAATTTCGGTGGAAGAAGCGGAATCTTTACCGATCGCTTATGGACCTGCCGATGGGTTTGTTGTCGGGGTGGGAGGCGATGAACTTTCGCAGTACCGGGCTAGTTTCGCCGATACCCCAAGTTTTTTCGTGGCGGGGATGCGGCAATCCGGCCGGAGTACGGGCTTAGCTTCGATCGGGTCCTGTCTACGTGCTGCTGGGTGGCCGATGGTGGTTATCGCAGTCAAGGAGTCTCCGCTTACAAGATGGGCGAAGGGAGCCGGCATTACGGTCCTCACCGATTTGTCCGCGGTGTCCGGCAGCAGTATCGGCGCGATGGCTGGCGAGCACGCCGATCGGTTCGTGGCGCTCGTCGACGACGCTGAGATGGTGCACGGCACTGAAGTCGATGCGGCCCTGATAGAGCTCATCAAAGGGCGCCATCTGGGATCGTTTGGCTTGGTCGTAGCGGCAGTGGCAGAGGATCTGGGAAGCATGCTGCGCGGGATTGCTGTAGAGGCCAAACGGCACAAGCGTGGGGTAATTCTCTCGCCAGCCAATACGCTGGTGGCGGACTTGATTGGTGGTGTTGTTCCGCGAAACCAGATCGGAAGGCAGGCCCCCGGCCGCGCGTACCTCCAAGAGGGGGCTGGGTTGGTTTTGGCGCAGATGGCTCTCCCGCGGAGTGCGACGTGA